From Symphalangus syndactylus isolate Jambi chromosome X, NHGRI_mSymSyn1-v2.1_pri, whole genome shotgun sequence, the proteins below share one genomic window:
- the UXT gene encoding protein UXT, with translation MVFPLPTPQEPIMATPPKRRAVEATGEKVLRYETFISDVLQRDLRKVLDHRDKVYEQLAKYLQLRNVIERLQEAKHSELYMQVDLGCNFFVDTVVPDTSRIYVALGYGFFLELTLAEALKFIDRKSSLLTELSNSLTKDSMNIKAHIHMLLEGLRELQGLQNFPEKPHH, from the exons ATGgtcttccccctccccactccccaggaGCCCATCATGGCGACGCCCCCTAAGCGGCGGGCGGTGGAGGCCACGGGGGAGAAAGTGCTGCGCTACGAGACCTTCATCAGTGACGTGCTGCAGCGGGACTTGCG AAAGGTGCTGGACCATCGAGACAAGGTATATGAGCAGCTGGCCAAATACCTTCAACTGAGAAATGTCATTGAGCGACTCCAG GAAGCTAAGCACTCGGAGTTATATATGCAGGTGGATTTGGGCTGTAACTTCTTCGTTGACACAGTGGT CCCAGATACTTCACGCATCTATGTGGCCCTGGGATATGGTTTTTTCCTGGAGTTGACACTGGCAGAAGCTCTCAAGTTCATTGATCGTAAGAGCTCTCTCCTCACAGA gctcagcAACAGCCTCACCAAGGACTCCATGAATATCAAAGCCCATATCCACATGTTGCTAGAG GGGCTTAGAGAACTACAAGGCCTGCAGAATTTCCCAGAGAAGCCTCACCATTGA